GTCCATCTAACAACGATTCATCAAAAGATTCTGGACCTAACGCACGAGCCCCTCACATAGCGGTAGACTATCGGGCGACAAAGAGGGAACGGCCATATTAcgccacacactcacacacgcctCCTCCTCTAAGGAGAGTCAGCTCCAACCCAAGTGAACTCGGACAAGTGCCCACACAAAGACGCGTGGAAGGTAGGATCACGGAATcacgacagattttttttcactctattGTGACTATTTACTTTTACATGACTCTTATATTTGAATCTTTCATTTGTTATTTTAGTTATGGAGTCATAGGTCTTTTATGTTCACAATATTCATGGTCTTTATTGTTTATTCAAATTCAGCAATAGTTGTATATTTTCCTGTGTTTCCTCAGTACATAGgcatagagtgtgtgtgtgtgtgtgtgcgtgtgtgtgtgtgtgtgtgtttgcgtttgtattcatgacatctcaggacaattttatgataacacaccttcacaatgaggacctgtggaaaaatgaggacatttttcgcgtcctcatatttccacgcagtctacactactctagagctcacgaggatactcccacaccaaaaataagtgatgtcctgaaagagcacaattttcagaaattgtgtgtttaagtgtgtttaactttcgactcacttttcatttggaaaactagtggccaacttcggtacttaacacacttttaacacactttcagtgacgtcattgcgcaggacctcaaatgtcatctttttcggactgactcacacattttccccgccctcgtcctgataagtcacatcaattagcagtcacacaaaatccaacatgtgaagcagccagacaatcctactctcaaacacgaccacgcgtggatgaccatcgggtaagcaattccttttcatttatcttaccgtaacatagaagttgttcaatataactgtgtttaacagtgcccaccaaaggtaatatcattcaataagacagctagctagctagctagctcgatcgttagcatgctaataagcttccagtaaaagtaatgtggacatgtcctgcaggcaaggttctggaaaacttttctaaatctttaacaacacagtctgtggaacttggttttggtaccatatgtttatttcagtgcagtatttgttttattcgattgcagttaatttaaattggttagtacaggtagcctaatgaaagtgggccaggcacttctagcatttacgctaagcccggtgtatttacactgtttattcttgtgctgattcaattgtacaccgtttcaatgaaaaaaacaaacaaacgtttgcaatgaaattatagcagaattcagctttgttggtacatttggtcaagacaatattgtgttactctattttaattttacattgttatctgcctgacaaatggtttgcccgaatctattagtctgaccagcaaatgtttgatgaaatgaatttttgtatttttgaggaagaaaataatattcctttggctcagtactttttgagccaaaataagtgctgccataatattgtgcttgcttgtctggctgacttcttctcactttccattgtagatgtttactggtggtgataatgtcacaaagaagaaccagactgagccctgaatctgaggctgctccttttatctggagtcaacaagccttgtttgaaagcccagtggatcaatgattataaaggtatgctatcaatctacctgctatctaattcttatggctaccgcaagcatatgacaagagctgcaaccaaagcctgtcacagtgacagattttattcgtacattgtatttaccccaaaactgtcacaataaacagcatattttttatgccattgatcatattggagcaaaaataattgaagtacttttgaagaaaatgtttagcagccattatcattcaattattgagaatattgtattgccatgtagaactaggaatatcttggaatgaaaaaatagaaatagaaattattcggcttctgttaaaatattgtgcttcaccaaatatcacaattcataaaaacgcatacatccgtaatagtcgaggaaaattagatgcctttaaacttccttcataatgcttatttcacctgattgaagaaggctgtggtagctgtttgacaaatccacatttttatcagcaatttgtactgcccatcaaaagtctcttagttgaaaacaacgaatggtcaccggaattatttttcagtcattacattgttttagtctgaaagagtatgtttcgggtgttgtctttattatttgaactcagtcatgtctgttgtcctgaaattgttagctataagagctgtacagtggtaactaccataaagagccggcttgtgctgtgtatgaagtttaatttattcaaaagtcatgtaactacgacatatttctgacactctatggttgctataatgttgattttcatgatttcagtcatgccctcatacttcccagttactgtagaatactttttagaatatttctgatactgtaatgttgctgaaaaacctgagtgtgatcaggtgaaatgacttttgtctggacctaacactggagagcctgtgttcgaatgtcccgtaatggcaccgtaatggtgttatgttgcagacaccaagtgacgggatcttgactgaaccttctggagaccaagaagggagtgagagatccacttcatccttacaacaggttactacttcttatcatgatatactatgtttgagttttcagctttctttgacaaacacaggagaagttataaatcagaaacatggactctccatgatttcagtcgtcatttcctcatatttctttagacctgaaaaacccgagtgtgtttcaggtgacatgacttttgccttaacctaacatctggtgagcctgcgttcgaatgtccccatattgctgtaccacagaactgaacagtgttaactttctatagtgtggtatattcatcccaaactctcctgtgagcaatgttcaatgataattaatgtttattcatttcttaaatggtcagaatgaagaatgctgaatattttgacaccgtaatgttatgttgcagacaccaagtgacctgactgaaccctctggagaccatgaatggagtgagatatccacttcattcttacaacaggttactacttcttatcatgatatactaggtttgagttttcagctttctttgacaaacacaggagaagttataagtcagaaacagactctccatgatttcagtcgtcatgtcctcatatttcttgagacctgaaaaacctgagtgtgtttcaggtgacatgacttttgtcttaacctaactctggagagcctgtgttcgaatgtccccatattgctgttccacagaactgaacagtgttaactttctatagtgtgttatattcatcccaaactctcccgtgagcaatgttcaatgataattaatgtttattcatttcttaactggtcagaatgaagaatgctgaatattttgacaccgtaatgttatgttgcagacaccaagtgacctgactgaaccctctggagaccatgaatggaatgagagatccacttcattcttacaacaggttactacttcttatcatgatatactaggtttgagttttcagctttctttgacaaacacaggagaagttataagtcagaaacatagactctccataatttcagtcgtcatgtcctcatatttcttcagacgtgaaaaacctgagtgtgtttcaggtgacatgacttttgtcttaacctaactctggagagcctgtgttcgaatgtccccatattgctgttccacagaactgaacagtgttaactttctatagtgtggtatattcatcccgaactctcccgtgagcaatgttcaatgataattaatatttattcacttcttaactggtcaaaatgaagaatgctgaatattttgacaccgtaatgttatgttgcagacaccgagtgacctgactgaaccctctggagaccatgaatggaatgatagatacacttcatccttacaacaggttactacttcttgtcatgatatactaggtttgagttttcagctttctttgacaaacacaggagaagttataaatcagaaacatggactctccatgatttcagtcgtcatgtcctcatatttctttagacctgaaaaacctgagtgtgtttcaggtgtcatgacttttgtcttaacctaactctggagaggctgtgtctaaatgtccccatattgctgttccacagagaagaacagtgttaactttctatactctcctgtgagcaatgttcaatgataattaatatttattcatttcttaactggtcagaatgaagaatgctgaatattttgacaccgtaatgttatgttgcagacaccaagtgacctgactgaaccctctggagaccatgaatggagtgagagatccacttcatcctttcaacaggttactacttcttatcatgatatactaggtttgagttttcagctttctttgacaaacacaggagaagttctaaatcagaaacatagactctccatgatttcagtcgtcatgtcctcatatttcttcagacctgaaaaacctgagtgtgtttcaggtgacatgacttttgtctt
This Hippocampus zosterae strain Florida chromosome 4, ASM2543408v3, whole genome shotgun sequence DNA region includes the following protein-coding sequences:
- the LOC127599406 gene encoding cell surface glycoprotein 1-like isoform X1; this encodes MIIKTPSDGILTEPSGDQEGSERSTSSLQQTPSDLTEPSGDHEWSEISTSFLQQTPSDLTEPSGDHEWNERSTSFLQQTPSDLTEPSGDHEWNDRYTSSLQQTPSDLTEPSGDHEWSERSTSSFQQTSSDRYLTEPSGNQEWSERSTSSLQQTPSVPILMKPFEDQERSGRSTSSLQQTPSDLTEPSGDHEWNER